In one window of Primulina tabacum isolate GXHZ01 chromosome 8, ASM2559414v2, whole genome shotgun sequence DNA:
- the LOC142552535 gene encoding pumilio domain-containing protein C6G9.14-like, protein MSTENLFNSLQYFPDLTMQESRHQPPSSAVSTTGNRHLQPEIEPFYPREYWSRSSALRESVGAVLVPSGNMPDNRLPPSCTTGPAARNHLLQPDVFYTDYFRRQNLAPSDNDAIYSQPVPARNNLHRQPRRDPFFPGGESFRGPPLTDYGRVSPSFPVEFSLEAEFARLKFLEDREQPGLSEPLSVYGRAALEGQNSSSLIWLRGNEIPPPLSYEDLQALRASAAAEGFKIPQVYPDFEDRFLIPDSYWVNRDSNRIKNILGGVNSYNRGMNINGYKPRNGFNFSKHMPISITGVNSSSLASSIPSPRNGYGHGSTQSVTYSSVEDSQGGVFLEAMDQHGCRLLRQKLVEGRSEDVLMIFSELKDSIHTLMCDRFGKCVIQKLFEVCDEEQMSQLVSLVTADEDSLIAVCLDPEGSQSMQKFVECLVAPELVSHMLSIFEHITVRLVNNHMGSRVIQRCINIFPAEETEKILNVIADNCFQIATNRSGCCLLQVFVTKDSPLESQQHILAEIVSNIHEVSKNQFGNYVVQHVIGLEIPNVIKGMVARLRGNFVSLSMDKYGSNVVERLMKASQEIYAPQIINEITSSPSFLNVVLDPYGNYVVQSAKRYATGATRKTLNNLILQHFNDLHNHLYGKNVLLNKVKTRHCI, encoded by the exons ATGTCGACGGAGAATTTGTTCAACTCTCTTCAGTACTTCCCCGATTTAACAATGCAAGAAAGCCGTCATCAGCCACCGTCGTCTGCTGTTTCGACCACCGGGAACAGACATCTTCAACCAGAAATCGAGCCTTTCTACCCTAGGGAGTATTGGTCCCGAAGTAGCGCATTGAGGGAGAGTGTCGGCGCAGTGCTTGTTCCCTCCGGGAACATGCCGGATAACCGTCTTCCGCCGTCCTGCACCACTGGCCCAGCCGCAAGAAACCACCTTCTTCAGCCGGATGTTTTCTACACCGATTACTTCAGGCGTCAGAATCTTGCACCGAGTGATAACGATGCCATCTATTCACAGCCTGTTCCTGCAAGAAACAACCTCCATCGACAGCCCAGACGGGATCCTTTCTTCCCCGGCGGCGAAAGCTTTCGGGGTCCCCCTTTGACGGATTATGGTCGTGTAAGCCCTAGTTTTCCTGTCGAATTTTCCCTGGAAGCCGAATTCGCCCGACTCAAATTCTTGGAGGATCGTGAACAACCAGGATTATCGGAGCCACTGTCCGTTTATGGCCGGGCCGCCCTCGAAGGTCAAAACAGTTCGTCACTTATTTGGCTTCGTGGGAATGAAATACCACCACCGTTATCCTATGAAGATCTGCAGGCACTGCGGGCTTCTGCTGCTGCAGAGGGGTTCAAGATACCCCAAGTCTATCCGGATTTCGAAGATCGTTTTCTGATTCCGGATTCATATTGGGTAAATAGAGATTCCAATAGAATTAAGAATATTTTGGGAGGTGTTAATTCATATAATCGAGGGATGAATATCAATGGCTATAAACCTCGAAACGGATTCAACTTTTCGAAGCACATGCCAATTTCCATAACCGGGGTTAACTCGAGTAGCCTGGCATCATCGATCCCCTCTCCTCGCAATGGTTATGGCCATGGTTCTACCCAAAGTGTTACTTATTCTTCTGTGGAAGATTCGCAGGGCGGGGTGTTTTTGGAAGCAATGGATCAACATGGTTGCCGATTAttgcgccaaaaacttgttgaagGGAGATCGGAGGACGTCCTGATGATCTTTTCTGAGCTGAAAGATAGCATACATACGTTGATGTGTGATCGGTTCGGTAAGTGTGTGATTCAAAAGCTCTTTGAAGTCTGCGATGAAGAGCAGATGTCACAGTTGGTTTCTTTGGTGACTGCGGATGAAGACTCACTCATTGCTGTCTGCCTCGACCCTGAAGG ATCTCAATCTATGCAGAAGTTTGTCGAGTGTCTCGTGGCACCAGAGCTTGTATCTCATATGCTATCCATCTTCGAACACATCACCGTTCGGCTCGTGAACAACCATATGGGTTCTCGGGTTATTCAGCGTTGCATAAATATCTTCCCTGCTGAAGAAACTGAA AAAATACTCAATGTGATAGCTGATAATTGTTTCCAAATCGCGACCAACCGAAGCGGATGCTGCCTCCTTCAAGTCTTCGTAACAAAAGACAGTCCACTGGAAAGCCAACAGCATATTCTCGCAGAAATAGTATCAAATATACATGAAGTGTCTAAAAATCAATTTGG GAATTATGTAGTGCAGCATGTCATAGGACTCGAGATTCCAAATGTGATAAAAGGTATGGTAGCTAGACTGAGAGGGAATTTCGTTTCCCTCTCGATGGACAAGTATGGAAGCAATGTAGTGGAGAGATTGATGAAAGCATCTCAAGAAATATATGCACCTCAAATCATCAATGAGATCACTAGCAGCCCCAGTTTCTTGAATGTCGTGCTAGATCCTTATGGCAACTATGTTGTACAATCTGCCAAGAGATACGCCACG GGAGCCACTCGCAAGACTTTGAATAATCTGATTTTGCAACACTTTAATGATTTGCATAACCATCTCTATGGAAAAAATGTTCTGCTAAACAAGGTGAAAACAAGGCATTGCATCTGA